ATATGTATACGCACAGAGGCATATACAAAGACACAACTGCACTAAAGTCCAAAATAGAGAACTGAGGAGCTGACAATAAGGTGAGATCATGGAATCATACGCAGCTACTACAGTGATAGGAAAATACGTCACctagtaagccagaaagaaaaacaccaatacaatatactaacacatatatatggaatttagcaagatggtaatgataaccctgtatgcgagacagcaaaagagacacagatgtatagaacggacttttggactctgtgggagagggagaggctgggatgatttgggagaatggcattgaaacatgtatactatcatgtaagaaacgaatcgccagtctatgttcgatacaggatacaggatgcttggggctggtgcacggggaagatccagagagatgatacggggtgggaggtgggttcaggattgggaactcatgtacacccatggtggattcatgtcaatgtatggcaaaaccaatacagtattgtaaagcaaaataaagtaaaaataaaaaattaaaatagaaaaaaaaagaaagaaaatacgtCACCTAAATTTAGATGAGATGAAAAAATTCTTAGAATACAACTTAGTAAAACTGACacatgaagaaatagaagagcataaacagaaaatctaaatagTACTAAGAAATTCAACTAATTAAAACCCTTCCCATATAGAAATCTCCAGGCACAGATCAAAAAATTGATAaacaatgtatacatatggctcaACTTAGGTAAACAGCTTTAGCTGTATAGAGTATAACTCTatgtatatgaatacatatgggcttccctggtggctcagctggcaaagaatctgcctgcaatgagggagacctggatttgacccctgggttgggaaggtcccctggagaagcggatctccccacgccagtattctggcctggagaattgcatggactatatacatccatggggttgcaaagagtcagacacgactgagcgactttcacttcatgcatATGTATagtcacatatatttatatagctACTAGGATTCATACATGTGCAAACACATAAAGGATACATACAAGGACCCACATCAAACTGATTATGATGACTTCTGAGAGAAGGCATTTGGGGCTGTCATTTTATCTacattatttctgtttctaaacattttgctttttatttctttattatttccattttatgaaaCCATATTTATGACCAAACAAAACTCAACCTAGAATTAGATTCattgatataaaatattcaatggttaaaaaaaatgctattgaGACCTAAGCTAGGATTTGACATCTGGTTCTGACACTACCATACCCAAAACAAatagtagttgctcaataaatattagtccAAAGGAAAAGTCCATTTAACCATAAAAGGAAAGTCCACCACCACTTATGTAACACTGTGCATTTATTTACAAAGAGGTTAGAGAAACACACAGATTCTGGCCCCCCTGTGCACTGGGGAGTCACCATCGTCATAATaaatacagtaattttttttttaaaggaaaaaatactggattggAACAACTGAGGGTCATCCTGGGCTTCCCCCACTCCCTCTCACAGGGGGTGCCATGAGATAGAAGCCatcttccttcccctcttctaCCTCCCAATCCTTCATATCTGTCCAGGGAGGGAGGTGAAAGAGTCTTTCTTTCCTGGTGTTACCAACTCCTACTTGACCCTCAAAACCCCAAAGTCAGTGCTCCTTCCCTTTTCAGGGCACTCTGCAAGCACCCTCTGGGTCAGCCACAGAGTCTCTGATCAGGGTGCTAAGGGGATATCCTAAGAGTTCAAGGATGTGGACGGGGGCACTTTGTGAATGTGAACGGGGGCCATAACTGGCATGGAAATTAGGAATAAGAGGGCTCGGTGAGAGAAACGAAATGGAAAAAACGGACTGTCTAAACTAAAATGGGGAAATTCAAACTGAATTACCCCTTCTGTATACCACAGTACACCCATAgcacagatgaagaaagtgaggccCACAGAAAGGGAACTTCCTAGCCCAAGGGCTGCAGAGTCCGCAGCTCAACTGGGTCAAACAGGACTCCTCCCCAATTCCTCCCTGTGGTGGAGGAGGAGCCTTTTCAACCAAGACTGCAATGGATGGGGCAGTGAGGAAGGGTCTTTGGAAGCAGAGAGAATGGTGGTCTTTGGAAAGGAGGTGTAGAAGGGTCAGTGAGTGGGGGGTGTGGTGGTGCAGAGGCCATGAAGGCGGATCCCAAGCAAACCTCTAAACTCACACTGTAGTCATGACCTTGAGAGAACCCGAACGGAAACGCAGTATCTTCTTCTTGAGCGCGTGGGAAGCCTTGATCTTCACGAAGACTTTGGCGGGGCCCGCAGGCGCCCCTCCACCCGCACCAGCCCCCGGCCCGGAGGCCGCGGTGGCTGCCACCAGCTGCTGCGGCCACACGAGGCCACCGCTGCCATCGGAGTCGCTGGATGCGGAGCTGAAGGCAGGCGACTCGCCCTCGCTGGCGCTCGATTCACTCTCCCCGTAGCCGCCTCCGCCGACGCCGCTCGCCGGGCCCCGGCGCCCCAGGGGCCCCAGGCGCCCGGCCGAGCACTCCGAGTCGCTGCCCGCGCAGCCGTAGAGCAGACGGCGCTGAGGAGCTGAAGGGGATGGGCCAGGACCCGGGCCTCGGGCGGCGGGGCCGCGGGGCCGGCCTCGGCGCCCATCGGCAGCGTCGATCTCGGCCGTGGAGCGCCAGCGGCGGCAGGACCCCGCGGCCTGAGCCGCGAGAGTGGGCGCGGGACCACGGCGAGGCCGCGGCGGCCGGGGCTCTTCCCTTTCGGCTGTGGGGTACTTGGGGGGACCTGGCGGAACTGCGGCGGCGCGGCCCAAAAGGCTGGTCTCGGACTGGGAGCGCGCGGCCTTGCGAGCCCTGGGCGAGCCCCGGCGGCCCGAGGCCTCGGCCATGCGTCCGCGGCGGCCCGCGGCCCGGGGACGCTCCCGGGGTGGGGACTGCTCCACGCTGCGGCCCCGCGTCAGAGGGGGCGCTTTGCGGCGCGCCGCGCGGCCAGGAAGGCCGCGGGTGGCGGCCTGCGCGCCCGGGATGTACTGTGCCTTCACCAGGCGGCCCTCCGCCGGGCTGTCGGGGGGCGAGGGGGCAGCGGGCGGCGCCACGGGCTCGGGGGTCGCCTCCGCCTCCCACGGCGAGGCCCAGGCGCGGCCCAACGGGGCCGGGCTGGCGGGACGGACCCCCGCGCGCTCCACCGGGGGCTCGGGCGCGGATCGCGCGCCTCCGGGGGGCGGGGACGCGTCGGGCGGCCGCTGGCGCACGCTGTTCTGGCGCCTCGGGCCCCCGTCCGCGCCCCCAGGACTGGTCCGGGGCTGGCCCGCCCCCCGGCGGCGGCGCCTGCGCAAGAGCGCCGAGATGTAGCCGTCCAGGGGCCGCCCCGCGCCCGAAGCTTCGGGCGAGTCCGGGGGACGGCGGCTGCACGGCCGCGGGCTGCGCAGCGCCACGGCGTGCAGGGGGCTGGGCGTCAGGAAGGGCCCCGCGCGGGCTCGTCGCTCCGCGGAGGAGCAGGCCTCCGGGCCCGGAGACCCCGCAGCCGTCGGGTAGGGCGCCGAGAAGGACCGCGGCACGGCTGCCCTAGCGCCCACCGCCTCGGGTGCGCTGGGACTGGCGTCTCCTAGGGGAGGGAagcaaaaaaaggaagagaggagaagcTCTCAAAGCCCTTTCCCTATGAGCCTAGGAGGAGCAGTTTGCCTGCCGCCTGCCCTACTCTCCCACTCCCATTAAAAACGACAGTCACAACGAAGCACCTGCTCTCACCCCTTTCCACACATCAGGTTCATAACGAAGTCTTCACGGTGGCCTCCAAGGCCTTGCATGGTCCgtcctgcctctgcgtgtctgacCTCCAACTCCTCTGCACTTAGAGAGCTCCACCTCCTGGATGCACGGGGCCAGTCGCACTTCCATCTCACGGCCTCTGTTCGGCTGCTCCTGCTACCTAAACTACCCTTCCCTCAGCTTGACCCAGTCCCTCTCTTACTTTAGGGCGCCACTCCAGTGTCACAGTCTCCGTGACGCCGTGTCTGGCCAAATTTTCTACAGTTGCGGTTCCCTCCTCGGCTCCTAGAAACATGCTCTCGTCCCCttccataattttcttttcatggtaCATGTCAATATCTAAtatcctagggacttccctggtgttccaggggttaagactccgtgcttccaatgcagggggcatgggttcaatccctggtcggggaactaagatcttaacATGGGACATGACCGTtaaataatgaaaagtgaaagtgaaagtcatcaGTCACGTGAGACTGTGACCCTAggcattgtagcccaccaggcccttatgtccatgggatttccctggcaagaatactgcagtgggttgccatttctttctccaggggatcttctcgacccagggatcgaacccgtgacgcctggattgcaggtggattctttactgtctgagccaccagggagcttattaaataaataaacaaaaatctagtatcttaaaaatgtttcacttatttatcttgtatattatctatttctcactcGAATGTCAGTTTCATGAAGACAGCGATTTCTTTACTGCTCTATTCCTCACCCCTATGATATGTGCCAGGAAGGCACATAGTAGGGACTCAGAAACGTAGTTGAACAAATGAAGAGCAGCGATTTCTATTTAACGAATGGCTACCATGTGCCAAGTTTCAATGTCTTTGGGCAGAGGCTCACTGAATAGTCAAAACTTCCCTGTGAAGTAGATGTTGAGAATCCCATTTTAATGGATGGAGAGATAAGCCCAGAAAGAAGGAATGTGCTCAAAATCACACAGAAAGGGACAGTTACAGCCAGACTTCAAATCCAGGTTGGTCTGACTCAGATGCTTGTGGTCAAAAGCCTGGCTCTCGGGAGCCCAACCCCACCCATCTTACCTAGGGACTTGGGCCTCTCGCTGGCATAGATGCCTCGGGGTTCAGAGGGACCCAGGCGTCCATAGGAGCCAGAGCCAGAGAAGCCACTGTCCCCACAGAAAGTCGAGGGTGGTGAGTCCGGGCCTCCCGTGGAGCTGGGGTCTTCATAGAAGCCTAGATTTCAAAGAGAAGGGGAGAAACCAATCAGGGGGCACTGAAAGGGGGACATAGGGTGGAGGAGAGGAGATCAAGAGGCAGGGTGAGGAGCCTGTGAAACAGGAGACAGCGGGGTGGGGTGGTCCAGGCAGACCCCACTACCTCTAACTCATGCTTACCCGAGCTGCGCCCACTCTCCTGTTCCAAGCCCCCAGACTCCAGGCTCAGGTCTCCCAGCTGCTGGCCCAGGTCCCAGATGAGCCCAGGCAAGGCCTCCTAAGGAGGTAGGGAGAGCGAGACGGTCAGAAGActcctcatcctctgccaactgGTCCTCTATTCTAGCCAGCCCATGGGCAGAGTTTTGCTTTGACAGTGAGGCTCAATTTCAAAAAGGTAAAAGCAGTACCCAACTTCAGGATTCCCTTCAATATCTCTGTCTCTTCAACCCATTAGAAAATCCTCCTGGTTGTCTAACTCCAGTCCCTCACGCTGCAGGCACCTCATTCCCTCTTCAGTGTGAGTGATAAGGCTTCAGAAGGCCCCATCCCTTGTCCCTTCTCTACCAGCTGTTCCCTCCATCTGGAGCTCATGGCTCCTTAACCCCTATTACGATGCTCTTTGAGCATCACTTCAGGTCTTCCTGCTGTAAAGGCAGGTCACTGCTAGAAGTTAGTGTTCAGGACCCTATTCATTCATCTGGCTTCTCCCACACTTCGACTCTCTCTTCTCAGATGCTCCCATCTCCCCCACCATGGCCcccctttttaatatttatgtatttacttactTGGCTGCTCCAGgctgtagttgcagcatgtggaatctaactCACTGACCAGGTATCTAACCCAGgctccccctgcattgggagtgttcagagtcctagccactggaccgccagggaagtcccccagtgcCCCTTATCACCAATGAAAAGTCCTTCTGCAAGTCGTCCTTAAGTTTTTCTTGCTGCAGATTGACTCTGTCCCTCATTTGGGTAAAACAGGCTGACCATGATTCATATAAATCTTTGCACATCCCAGAAAGAATCCCTTCATGCCtactggagggcttccctggtggctcaatggtaaagaatccacctgccaatgcaggaaattcaggagatgcgggttcgatccctgggttgggaagatcccctgaaggagggcatggaaacccactccagtattcttacctgggaaatcccatggacagaggagcctggtggactacagttcatggggtcgcaaagagtcggacacgatttagcgactggtCAACAATAGCAAATGCCCTTCTGTGAATCTAGCCTTAGTGGAACTACCATAGCAAACCCCAGGGGGTTCCATTGCCTCCAGCAGGGacccctcctcctgctgccctagctCCATCCTCACCCAGAAGCCCTAGTGTGGGTCACAGCACCTCATCCCCATGGGAAATGTCGATGGAGTCTACTCTGGATCCTTTGTGCTGCAGGAAAAGACCGCCTCCTATCagatgtgaataaataaatgaaggtgaAACCCTTTAAGGGGAGTGACTGGGACacggtgggggcaggggctgcaACAACACACATGGGGTCTCCAAGACACTAGGACTTAACCCCCTTTTGAAAAACAGGACCGGAGCCAGGAAGAGTCTCACACGGATCTGGGTGAGGCCAGAGGTGGGGGCAGCCTCGGGCTGACGGTTGACCCTCAGACAAAAGCGGCTTGTCTGGATGGCAGGCAGGCagcgggagggagggaagggggaaggaggggctGAGAGGGCAGCCGCCCAGGCTTGCCTATTTAGGGCAGAAAGACTGGCCGGCTCCCCCGCAGACAACCCCCCCCCAACTTCCTATTCCTGTGGCTGCTCTCCTGGGCCCTGGTCCTTACCCCTCCCCCCTAGAACAGAAGCCCCCATCTGGGCTTGTATCTGGGAGGAAAGTCAACAGATCGTTTCACTCTGAGCTCAGTGGACAGAGATGCTCAGAGTGGTGTCATCCTTGAGCAGATCCCAGGGATCTGTGCAGGGACATGATGCAGTGTCAGGGATGGCTAAAACACATCAAGGACCACCCCTATATCCCACATCCTGTCGCACACTAATCATGTCCTTGCTCACCCCGCTgtagccacactggcctcctgaCTGTTCCCTGAACGTACCAGACATGCTCCTAACTCAGTAGGATGTGTTTCCCCAGCACACTCTCCTGGCTCCCTCCCTTGCTTCCTTCAGATGCCTACATGTTCCCTTCTCTGATCATTCTTTCCAAAATAGCTCCCCATCATTCTGCACCTGGGTTGCCCTGCCTTTCC
The genomic region above belongs to Budorcas taxicolor isolate Tak-1 chromosome 18, Takin1.1, whole genome shotgun sequence and contains:
- the DACT3 gene encoding dapper homolog 3, with amino-acid sequence MIRAFSFPVSPERGRLRGWLEGSLAGLCELHWLRERQEYRVQQALRLAQPGMGGAEAEDEEDADEDEDAAAARRAAAALEEQLEALPGLIWDLGQQLGDLSLESGGLEQESGRSSGFYEDPSSTGGPDSPPSTFCGDSGFSGSGSYGRLGPSEPRGIYASERPKSLGDASPSAPEAVGARAAVPRSFSAPYPTAAGSPGPEACSSAERRARAGPFLTPSPLHAVALRSPRPCSRRPPDSPEASGAGRPLDGYISALLRRRRRRGAGQPRTSPGGADGGPRRQNSVRQRPPDASPPPGGARSAPEPPVERAGVRPASPAPLGRAWASPWEAEATPEPVAPPAAPSPPDSPAEGRLVKAQYIPGAQAATRGLPGRAARRKAPPLTRGRSVEQSPPRERPRAAGRRGRMAEASGRRGSPRARKAARSQSETSLLGRAAAVPPGPPKYPTAEREEPRPPRPRRGPAPTLAAQAAGSCRRWRSTAEIDAADGRRGRPRGPAARGPGPGPSPSAPQRRLLYGCAGSDSECSAGRLGPLGRRGPASGVGGGGYGESESSASEGESPAFSSASSDSDGSGGLVWPQQLVAATAASGPGAGAGGGAPAGPAKVFVKIKASHALKKKILRFRSGSLKVMTTV